Proteins from one Deltaproteobacteria bacterium genomic window:
- a CDS encoding MarR family transcriptional regulator, whose amino-acid sequence MLGRRDSESLTGTEYPVANKKKVYEANFSLRDKAAVLVGCTAREIDNFVERALKEFDVSREQLSVIHFLDAADTDRMTVNELRETLIDDSPNVSRILNKMVEKGLVRKERQTDDQRVVYVSLTEKGRKLHARAHAKITGHNVNLSPKECETLIELLMKI is encoded by the coding sequence ATCCTGGGACGAAGAGATTCGGAAAGTTTGACTGGTACCGAATACCCTGTGGCAAACAAGAAAAAAGTATACGAAGCGAATTTCTCTCTGCGTGATAAAGCGGCTGTGTTGGTAGGCTGTACCGCCAGGGAGATTGATAATTTTGTTGAACGGGCGTTGAAGGAGTTTGACGTTAGCCGTGAACAACTGAGCGTTATTCATTTCCTAGATGCGGCTGATACCGACCGGATGACTGTGAACGAACTGCGTGAGACGCTGATCGACGATAGTCCTAATGTCTCGCGCATTCTCAATAAGATGGTGGAGAAGGGCTTGGTGCGTAAGGAACGACAGACGGACGATCAACGCGTGGTCTATGTGTCACTGACGGAGAAGGGACGCAAGCTGCATGCGCGAGCTCACGCAAAGATCACAGGTCACAATGTCAATCTCTCACCCAAGGAGTGCGAAACGTTGATTGAATTGCTCATGAAAATCTAA
- a CDS encoding alpha/beta fold hydrolase: MITWRLSCHRGRRYGSVATIKEGTMQTQRARINSVELEYDLQGTGEPLVLIHGAQGDRTMFSAIAPQFAARYHVLTFDQRGSGLSEKPDMVYSMAMLADDTAALMDHVGFASAHIVGVSMGGMIAQEFALRHPHKVRRLVLGCTTPGGPKSVAVGGGPMAKAYSTEALSAEERGRLLAEACFTKGYIAQHPEIIPAMIESRRRRPIDPTALGHRMKAVFTHNTYDRLAQITCPTLVITGKDDLLVPWENSQILAERIAGAKLVLLEPAGHIFWGEQQEKSQKEIMAFLQG, from the coding sequence ATGATCACGTGGCGGCTATCTTGCCATCGAGGTCGGAGATATGGAAGTGTAGCAACGATCAAGGAGGGAACTATGCAAACACAGCGAGCACGGATCAATAGCGTCGAGCTTGAGTATGATCTGCAGGGAACCGGAGAGCCGCTTGTTCTCATTCATGGCGCGCAGGGGGACCGGACGATGTTCTCGGCCATCGCTCCCCAATTTGCGGCTCGGTATCATGTCTTAACGTTCGACCAGCGTGGGTCAGGTCTCAGTGAGAAGCCTGACATGGTATACAGTATGGCAATGCTGGCAGATGACACTGCAGCGCTGATGGATCATGTCGGATTTGCTTCAGCCCACATCGTCGGGGTCTCGATGGGAGGGATGATTGCGCAAGAGTTTGCGCTGCGCCATCCACACAAAGTGAGACGCTTGGTGCTCGGTTGCACAACTCCTGGCGGGCCGAAGTCGGTCGCGGTCGGCGGAGGACCGATGGCAAAGGCGTACTCAACAGAAGCCTTGTCAGCAGAAGAGCGCGGTCGTTTACTTGCGGAGGCGTGCTTCACCAAAGGCTATATCGCGCAACATCCAGAAATCATTCCCGCCATGATCGAATCTCGTCGTCGTCGACCAATCGACCCAACGGCGCTCGGTCATCGGATGAAGGCAGTATTTACTCACAACACGTATGATCGGTTGGCACAGATTACCTGCCCTACGCTGGTGATCACAGGGAAAGATGATCTGTTGGTACCCTGGGAAAACTCGCAGATTTTGGCGGAACGCATTGCTGGGGCAAAACTCGTCCTCCTCGAACCGGCTGGACATATTTTCTGGGGAGAACAGCAAGAGAAGTCACAGAAAGAGATAATGGCGTTTTTGCAAGGCTAA
- a CDS encoding class I SAM-dependent methyltransferase gives MPDKQITKDSQARVVRGWMFGLHATFIIDTGGRLGYFAELKRRGGAASAQELAAGTKLDPWHTEVWCRAACTAGILNYDDSKGFVFAPFMDEVLAEGSPDLIGAHILTSLARDYLDYPEMFRSGAVRPFSAHAEDFYSFQGQISAQRAPQVVSVARQLPGIEQRLQASGAAVMDVGSGSGTVLIEFAKQFPHCQVTGVEPFGHFQETSKRAIAASGLHNRIRLAAVGAEQIDFRNEFDLITMVQVFHEVPDQAKQDILRRCQQSLKPGGTLLLIDRCAPANGNDLRDRRFTMSIIEQWFEVTWGNIVNTRPEIMQMLQGAGFTIQQENADLMPTYWTFVAQKSA, from the coding sequence ATGCCCGATAAACAGATCACCAAAGACAGCCAAGCCCGCGTGGTACGCGGATGGATGTTTGGACTCCATGCCACATTCATCATTGATACCGGAGGACGGCTTGGCTATTTCGCCGAGCTGAAACGCCGTGGAGGTGCGGCTTCGGCACAAGAATTAGCCGCAGGGACAAAACTCGATCCCTGGCACACAGAGGTCTGGTGCCGCGCGGCATGTACGGCAGGGATTCTGAACTACGACGACAGCAAAGGTTTTGTTTTCGCTCCTTTCATGGATGAAGTTCTTGCCGAGGGGTCGCCAGATTTGATCGGTGCCCATATTCTGACCAGCCTCGCGCGCGATTATCTCGACTATCCAGAGATGTTTCGTTCCGGCGCGGTCCGTCCCTTCTCGGCCCATGCTGAAGACTTCTATTCCTTCCAAGGCCAGATCTCAGCACAACGTGCGCCACAGGTAGTCTCGGTCGCGCGCCAGCTTCCAGGGATAGAGCAGCGCCTGCAGGCGAGCGGAGCTGCCGTCATGGATGTTGGCTCTGGCAGCGGCACGGTTCTGATTGAGTTTGCCAAGCAATTTCCTCATTGTCAGGTGACTGGAGTCGAGCCCTTCGGTCATTTCCAAGAGACCTCAAAGCGGGCAATCGCTGCCAGCGGCTTGCATAACCGGATACGCCTGGCCGCGGTTGGTGCGGAACAAATCGACTTCCGTAACGAATTTGATCTCATCACGATGGTTCAGGTCTTCCATGAAGTACCAGATCAGGCCAAGCAAGATATTCTGCGGCGGTGTCAGCAAAGCCTCAAACCAGGTGGGACGTTACTCTTAATTGATCGTTGCGCGCCGGCGAACGGCAACGACCTGCGAGATCGCCGTTTCACCATGAGTATTATTGAGCAGTGGTTTGAAGTCACATGGGGCAATATCGTCAACACCCGTCCCGAAATTATGCAGATGCTTCAAGGAGCAGGGTTCACTATACAGCAAGAGAATGCCGACTTGATGCCCACGTATTGGACGTTTGTGGCGCAAAAATCGGCTTGA
- a CDS encoding LLM class F420-dependent oxidoreductase, whose amino-acid sequence MKLGISIGYTGSEVRLPVDFVLEAERLGYDSLWTAEAYGSDAVTPLAYLAAKTSRIKLGTGIMQLAGRTPAMCAMTMSTLDALAGGGRVLVGLGLSGPQVVEGWHGQPYDKPVARLREYVNILRQIWAREKPVVLDGKAYQVPYRGAEATGLGKPLKSILHGRQLPIYLATMRPQSIRLTAEVADGWLPIWFSPQRMGMFKPAIEEGFQRAGNGKSWKDFDIAAGCTVVIGDDVKACLAQLKPTLALYVGGMGARNKNFHNEMVSRYGYGDVAAKIQDLYLSGRKQEATALVPDELCDEMSLCGPESRIRERYKMWEQAGVSTMLVQSSQPQAYKLMAEIAGVQAKG is encoded by the coding sequence ATGAAACTTGGGATCAGCATTGGATACACTGGTAGTGAGGTCAGGCTACCGGTTGATTTTGTCCTTGAAGCAGAACGACTCGGCTATGATTCGCTCTGGACAGCGGAAGCCTACGGCTCAGACGCTGTGACACCATTAGCGTACCTTGCCGCGAAAACCTCACGTATCAAGTTAGGGACTGGCATCATGCAACTTGCAGGGCGTACCCCAGCAATGTGTGCGATGACGATGTCGACGCTCGATGCGCTTGCTGGAGGTGGTCGCGTATTGGTTGGCCTTGGCTTGTCCGGACCGCAAGTCGTCGAAGGCTGGCACGGACAACCGTATGACAAACCGGTGGCGCGGTTACGTGAGTATGTGAACATCCTGCGACAAATCTGGGCACGCGAGAAACCGGTTGTTCTTGACGGCAAAGCCTATCAAGTACCCTATCGCGGAGCCGAGGCAACTGGACTTGGGAAGCCCCTGAAGTCGATCCTGCACGGGCGGCAGTTGCCCATTTACCTTGCCACGATGCGACCGCAGAGTATTCGCCTGACGGCTGAAGTTGCCGATGGATGGCTGCCAATCTGGTTCTCACCGCAACGCATGGGGATGTTCAAGCCCGCGATCGAGGAAGGGTTCCAACGCGCGGGTAACGGGAAGTCATGGAAAGACTTTGATATCGCCGCTGGTTGTACAGTTGTTATTGGCGATGATGTCAAAGCCTGCCTTGCCCAGTTGAAACCAACCCTAGCGCTCTATGTTGGTGGCATGGGAGCACGAAACAAAAACTTCCATAACGAGATGGTTTCGCGTTATGGGTATGGTGATGTCGCTGCCAAAATCCAGGATTTATATCTCTCTGGTCGTAAGCAAGAAGCGACAGCGCTCGTCCCGGACGAACTGTGTGACGAGATGTCTCTGTGCGGTCCAGAGTCACGCATTCGCGAGCGCTACAAAATGTGGGAGCAAGCCGGCGTTTCCACTATGCTCGTGCAATCGAGCCAACCACAGGCCTATAAGTTGATGGCGGAGATTGCGGGGGTACAGGCGAAAGGCTGA
- a CDS encoding haloalkane dehalogenase, with translation MTQPISPHDPYTRRRVKVLDSEMVYIDVGVGDPVVFLHGNPTSSYLWRNVIPHVERSGRCLAPDLIGMGDSGKNPSGSYRFVDHARYLDAWFDVLGLTKNVTLVVHDWGSALGFHWAHRHPDRVKGLVYMEAIVRPLLWEEWPEAATNIFRLMRSPAGEEVVLQKNIFVERILPASVLRPMTEEEMVVYRRPYLEAGEVRRPMLTWPRQIPLAGEPADVVEIVGRYAQWLATSNIPRLFINAEPGMILAGKARDFCRTWPNQQEVTVKGLHFIQEDSPTEIGQAVATFLRQQT, from the coding sequence ATGACCCAACCCATCTCCCCTCACGACCCCTACACGCGTCGCCGAGTCAAAGTCCTCGACTCAGAAATGGTGTACATCGATGTTGGTGTCGGCGATCCAGTCGTGTTTCTACACGGCAATCCGACCTCATCGTATCTCTGGCGCAATGTGATCCCGCACGTTGAACGTTCGGGTCGCTGTCTTGCACCAGACCTCATCGGCATGGGCGACTCGGGCAAAAATCCTAGTGGTTCCTATCGCTTTGTTGACCACGCACGTTACCTCGATGCATGGTTTGACGTCCTGGGGCTCACGAAGAATGTCACTCTGGTCGTTCACGATTGGGGATCCGCCCTTGGGTTTCATTGGGCGCATCGCCATCCTGACCGCGTGAAAGGCCTCGTCTACATGGAAGCGATTGTCAGGCCGCTGTTATGGGAAGAGTGGCCGGAAGCCGCGACGAACATCTTCCGCTTGATGCGCTCTCCTGCGGGAGAAGAAGTTGTCTTGCAAAAAAACATTTTCGTTGAACGTATTCTTCCTGCGAGCGTCCTCCGGCCAATGACGGAAGAAGAAATGGTGGTGTATCGGCGTCCATACCTGGAAGCTGGAGAAGTGCGGCGCCCCATGCTCACCTGGCCACGACAGATTCCGCTTGCTGGAGAACCGGCGGATGTAGTCGAGATCGTCGGGCGTTATGCGCAGTGGCTTGCGACTAGCAATATCCCGAGGCTCTTTATCAATGCCGAACCAGGGATGATCCTCGCTGGCAAAGCGCGTGATTTCTGCCGAACATGGCCAAACCAACAGGAAGTGACAGTCAAAGGTTTACACTTTATTCAGGAAGATTCACCAACTGAGATCGGACAGGCAGTGGCAACGTTTTTGCGGCAGCAGACCTAA
- a CDS encoding enoyl-CoA hydratase/isomerase family protein has protein sequence MEYATIVFEVKNNVARITMNRPEAANALNADMGKDLMHAALRCSEDPEIRAVILTGAGRLFSGGGDLKSFAAQGENTPYHLKEVTTYLHAAVSRFTRMDAPLIAAVNGTAGGAGMSLCCFCDLVLAAESAKFTMAYTRAGLTPDGSSTYFLPRIVGLKRALELTLTNRILSAQEAMKWGIVTKVVPDANLQAEADALAAQLAAGATGAFGGAKRLLHSGFSETLETQMELESQVIAARAHTVDGKEGISAFLEKRTAKFVNK, from the coding sequence ATGGAATATGCAACAATTGTCTTTGAGGTAAAGAACAACGTCGCCCGGATCACAATGAACCGCCCAGAAGCCGCCAATGCGCTCAATGCAGATATGGGCAAAGATCTCATGCATGCCGCATTGCGCTGTAGTGAAGATCCAGAGATCCGTGCGGTTATCCTGACCGGTGCAGGCCGGTTATTTTCTGGTGGAGGCGACTTGAAGAGCTTTGCCGCGCAAGGTGAGAACACGCCCTATCACCTCAAAGAAGTCACGACCTATCTGCATGCCGCAGTGTCACGTTTTACCCGTATGGATGCGCCGCTCATCGCTGCAGTCAACGGCACAGCTGGTGGAGCGGGGATGAGCTTATGTTGTTTCTGTGATCTTGTCCTTGCTGCCGAATCAGCCAAGTTCACAATGGCGTATACGCGTGCAGGTCTCACGCCCGATGGTTCATCCACCTACTTCCTGCCGCGCATCGTTGGCCTCAAACGGGCGTTAGAGCTGACACTGACGAATCGCATCCTTTCCGCTCAGGAAGCAATGAAATGGGGCATCGTCACAAAGGTCGTCCCCGATGCGAATCTACAGGCAGAGGCTGACGCCCTGGCTGCCCAACTTGCTGCCGGAGCGACTGGCGCATTTGGCGGGGCAAAACGATTACTCCATAGTGGGTTCAGCGAGACATTGGAAACACAGATGGAACTGGAGTCGCAGGTCATTGCCGCACGCGCCCACACGGTCGATGGCAAAGAAGGAATCTCCGCGTTTCTCGAAAAGCGAACGGCGAAGTTTGTGAATAAGTAA
- a CDS encoding DUF1329 domain-containing protein, producing the protein MLIVCSLITFCLTRRQRRVRVKRIVIPTHAPERPCSQGLVRQCFFIATLLIDALLCPSLWPEQTALEAHFRPYTQGMPRVAGLEPGVTLSTTNSQLAKDVLPPEVLQLISAGDVSITIQDTTDLPPRQSYFDATLHHSQAVSLNGDGVLANYQAGVPFPLLAHSDPHAGEKLAWNLRYRDMGESFELRAHPRQFNASGGIEHSNRGHMRIRFGMHRPNPADNDPQWQAQGVYLKNSFELLAPSDQEGVMNLRTFYNDARRTVEQWRYSPQNRRTRKDYVNFLSPIGGYYEMLQEEQPPFFFQGYLHEYTWTFDGARLMLVPGFLRTIELQYGGKNNWYPQVPWELRRTLVLSCTPLHSHPFGKRVFFLDQQTYTPLMILTYNAAGTFIRLVLTAHAHPASHPGSNGLPLPLLVGTSWINYAKDRATLFTLSDTMTYNVPLGARRFELMEILRKGK; encoded by the coding sequence ATGCTCATAGTATGTTCCCTGATAACATTCTGTCTTACTCGTCGTCAAAGGAGGGTACGTGTGAAGCGCATCGTAATACCGACTCATGCACCAGAGAGGCCGTGCTCCCAAGGTCTCGTCCGGCAATGCTTCTTCATTGCCACTCTCCTGATCGATGCACTCCTCTGCCCATCGCTATGGCCTGAACAAACAGCGCTCGAAGCTCACTTTCGCCCCTATACGCAGGGAATGCCACGGGTTGCTGGTCTAGAACCGGGAGTGACGCTTTCCACCACCAATAGCCAATTAGCGAAGGATGTCCTTCCTCCAGAAGTGCTGCAGTTGATTAGCGCGGGAGATGTCAGCATAACAATCCAGGACACCACTGATCTCCCTCCGCGTCAGTCCTATTTCGATGCCACCCTCCATCATTCACAGGCGGTGTCGCTGAATGGTGATGGTGTCCTCGCCAATTATCAGGCCGGAGTTCCGTTTCCCCTGCTTGCTCACAGCGACCCGCACGCCGGAGAGAAACTCGCCTGGAACCTCCGCTATCGAGACATGGGCGAGAGTTTTGAGCTACGCGCCCATCCTCGTCAGTTCAATGCGAGCGGTGGGATCGAGCACAGTAACCGCGGCCATATGCGCATTCGTTTTGGCATGCACCGCCCGAATCCTGCGGACAATGATCCGCAGTGGCAGGCCCAAGGGGTTTACCTCAAGAACTCCTTTGAACTGCTCGCGCCCTCAGACCAAGAAGGAGTCATGAACCTGCGCACGTTCTATAATGACGCGCGTCGTACAGTCGAACAGTGGCGCTATTCCCCACAAAACCGTCGTACCCGTAAGGATTATGTGAACTTCCTCTCGCCGATTGGCGGATACTACGAGATGCTACAAGAAGAGCAGCCGCCGTTTTTTTTCCAAGGCTATTTGCATGAGTATACCTGGACATTTGACGGTGCCCGCCTGATGCTGGTTCCAGGTTTTTTGCGAACCATAGAACTGCAGTACGGCGGCAAGAATAACTGGTACCCACAAGTGCCGTGGGAACTGCGCCGGACGCTCGTCCTCTCCTGCACACCGCTCCACTCCCATCCTTTCGGGAAGCGAGTCTTCTTCCTCGATCAACAAACTTACACTCCGCTGATGATCCTCACCTATAATGCAGCCGGAACTTTCATTCGTTTAGTCCTCACTGCGCATGCTCATCCCGCGAGCCATCCTGGTAGTAATGGCCTCCCTTTACCGCTTCTGGTCGGTACCTCCTGGATTAACTACGCAAAAGATCGTGCGACGCTATTCACACTCAGCGATACGATGACCTACAACGTGCCACTGGGCGCCCGGCGGTTCGAGTTAATGGAAATCCTACGGAAAGGAAAATAA
- a CDS encoding ACS family MFS transporter: MAVHSAPEPTDFTSTPISTVPLSQYWPRRFTLVLLCFFSTLICYIDRVNMSVAVIPMATEFGWDQTTRGIVLSSFFYGYLATQVLGGWLADRYGGKVVLGFGVLWWSVFTLLTPPAAYISFTVLFLARVGMGLGEGIAFPAIHNLFAQWIPRQERARSVGFNASGIPLGTVGALFSTPIIVTHWGWPAVFYVFGMLGFIWYAFWHFMASDAPETHHSISPAEVEAIRANTPAPQKNENIPWGLLLSKAPVWAIIINHFCSNWGFYVILTWLPTYFTQVLHAELHKVGIYTVLPWLVMFLMSNVAGWTADRLLKAGLSLTLVRKLMQTVGFLGAATFLTLISGVNTIGLAVFYMCCALGLGAFALSGFAVNHLDIGPRYAGILLGFSNTAGTIPGIVGVTLTGMILDATGSWQLVFLISAGVYIVGLVVWWLFATGERIFD, from the coding sequence ATGGCTGTGCATTCAGCGCCAGAACCAACAGACTTCACATCGACGCCAATCTCAACAGTACCTCTCAGCCAGTATTGGCCGCGACGATTTACGCTGGTCCTGCTGTGCTTTTTCAGTACGCTCATTTGCTACATCGATCGTGTGAATATGTCGGTCGCAGTGATTCCAATGGCTACCGAGTTTGGTTGGGATCAAACGACTCGTGGGATCGTGCTCTCTTCTTTCTTTTATGGATACCTCGCTACCCAAGTGCTCGGCGGTTGGTTAGCCGATCGTTACGGTGGCAAAGTGGTCCTCGGATTTGGCGTGTTATGGTGGTCGGTGTTTACCCTTCTGACTCCACCAGCAGCCTATATCTCATTTACGGTACTATTTCTTGCACGCGTTGGCATGGGCTTAGGGGAAGGGATTGCCTTTCCAGCAATTCACAATCTGTTTGCTCAGTGGATTCCACGCCAAGAACGGGCTCGCTCAGTCGGTTTCAATGCCAGTGGTATTCCGTTGGGAACTGTTGGCGCTCTGTTCTCCACCCCGATTATCGTGACCCATTGGGGCTGGCCGGCGGTGTTCTACGTGTTCGGGATGTTGGGATTTATCTGGTATGCGTTTTGGCATTTCATGGCTTCTGACGCCCCAGAGACACATCACTCCATCAGCCCTGCTGAGGTCGAAGCCATCCGCGCCAACACCCCAGCACCACAAAAGAACGAGAACATTCCCTGGGGACTGCTACTTTCCAAAGCTCCCGTCTGGGCCATTATTATCAATCACTTTTGCTCGAACTGGGGATTCTACGTCATTCTCACCTGGCTGCCGACCTACTTCACCCAAGTGTTGCACGCGGAGTTACATAAGGTCGGTATTTATACCGTGCTGCCGTGGCTCGTCATGTTCCTGATGAGTAATGTCGCGGGCTGGACTGCGGATCGCCTCCTCAAGGCTGGACTTTCCCTCACCCTCGTTCGCAAATTGATGCAGACCGTTGGTTTCCTTGGCGCAGCAACCTTTCTCACGTTGATCAGTGGCGTGAACACGATTGGGCTCGCCGTCTTTTATATGTGCTGCGCGCTCGGACTCGGCGCGTTTGCGCTCTCTGGCTTTGCGGTCAATCATCTGGACATCGGTCCACGCTACGCGGGTATTCTGCTCGGCTTCTCTAACACAGCGGGAACGATTCCTGGCATCGTCGGTGTCACGCTGACTGGTATGATCCTCGATGCCACGGGCTCATGGCAACTGGTGTTCTTAATCTCTGCCGGAGTCTATATTGTCGGTCTGGTTGTGTGGTGGTTGTTTGCGACAGGAGAGCGGATATTTGACTAA
- a CDS encoding sulfurtransferase TusA family protein, producing MSLPVKGKTERINLYGVKCPLNWAKAKVRLEDLERGDILEVLIDDPKGRRDIPRAAEAEGYAIAQIDEITGGWCIAIEK from the coding sequence ATGAGCCTTCCGGTGAAAGGAAAAACCGAACGGATCAACCTCTATGGTGTGAAATGTCCGTTGAACTGGGCCAAGGCAAAAGTTCGCCTGGAAGATCTGGAACGCGGTGACATTCTCGAAGTGCTCATTGATGATCCCAAAGGACGGCGCGATATTCCTCGGGCTGCAGAAGCTGAAGGGTACGCTATTGCGCAGATCGATGAAATCACCGGTGGTTGGTGTATTGCGATTGAGAAGTAA
- a CDS encoding TetR/AcrR family transcriptional regulator, translating into MTALTSLSHYQRRKEKTRHDLLLAARKVLAEKGYYGSKIVDIAKAADIGVGTFYLYFPTKDALFLELVEDAARLLKKDIDTARDTAVDPVDKLRAANKTFFHFVQANREVFKIIFGHGNAFNELLRQVYALFVADATERVQEGIAQGAFRPVPVPIVANGLVGMAAQVVSWWIEQEEFSADEMAETMTDMALYGLARSLPVSCIDSGKK; encoded by the coding sequence ATGACAGCACTCACCTCCCTGTCTCATTATCAGCGGCGAAAGGAAAAAACACGACACGACCTTTTGCTCGCAGCCCGCAAGGTGCTGGCCGAAAAAGGCTATTACGGCAGTAAGATCGTCGATATCGCGAAAGCGGCTGACATTGGTGTTGGCACGTTCTATTTATATTTTCCGACCAAAGATGCTCTGTTTCTTGAATTAGTCGAAGACGCCGCTCGCCTCCTGAAAAAAGATATAGACACTGCACGAGATACCGCTGTCGATCCTGTAGATAAACTGCGAGCCGCAAATAAGACATTCTTCCACTTCGTCCAAGCCAATCGTGAGGTGTTCAAAATCATCTTTGGGCACGGCAATGCGTTCAATGAACTGCTCCGTCAGGTGTATGCATTGTTTGTTGCTGACGCGACTGAGCGGGTGCAAGAAGGAATCGCGCAGGGAGCCTTTCGGCCAGTTCCTGTCCCTATTGTTGCGAATGGGCTTGTCGGAATGGCAGCACAGGTTGTGTCCTGGTGGATCGAACAAGAAGAGTTTTCTGCCGACGAAATGGCAGAGACAATGACTGACATGGCGCTGTATGGACTTGCTCGGTCGTTGCCGGTGTCTTGCATAGATAGTGGAAAAAAATGA